One Rosa chinensis cultivar Old Blush chromosome 3, RchiOBHm-V2, whole genome shotgun sequence DNA window includes the following coding sequences:
- the LOC112194853 gene encoding probable WRKY transcription factor 49 yields the protein MEEAMSTNWPDGLEEELVRELLDNESPFFVLPEEAVEYPQMSFSNKEGLNRFVQNVYSGPTIHDIETALSVTTGITVQPQELSQARLSILERGLSKVEHKYTLKIKSCDSGMADDGYKWRKYGQKSIKNSPNPRSYYRCTNPRCSAKKQVERSSEDPDTLIITYEGLHLHFAYPFFHLTPAQNPNPPTKKPKKRTLAAQPEDHEQDAQESPRSVTPDPEHDLQPGAFTDQPQEFVEEERGSQGLLEDVVPFMIRKPSSASNSSCCSYRSPPTSPPSLSWPSYFDVGINHSIG from the exons ATGGAGGAAGCAATGAGTACTAATTGGCCGGATGGGTTGGAAGAGGAGCTTGTGAGGGAGCTTTTGGACAATGAGTCTCCGTTCTTTGTGCTACCAGAGGAGGCTGTAGAGTATCCGCAAATGAGTTTTTCGAACAAAGAGGGACTTAACCGGTTCGTTCAGAACGTCTATTCTGGACCAACAATCCATGATATTGAGACTGCTTTGTCTGTCACAACTGGGATAACAGTCCAACCCCAAGAACTCTCACAAGCCAG ACTTTCAATATTGGAGAGAGGTTTGAGTAAGGTTGAGCACAAGTATACTCTGAAGATCAAAAGTTGTGACAGTGGAATGGCTGATGATGGATATAAATGGAGGAAGTATGGACAGAAATCCATCAAGAATAGCCCAAATCCtag GAGCTACTACAGGTGCACAAACCCAAGATGCAGTGCAAAGAAGCAAGTGGAGAGGTCTAGTGAGGATCCGGACACACTCATCATCACCTATGAAGGCCTCCACTTACACTTTGCATATCCATTTTTCCACCTTACCCCGGCCCAGAATCCGAATCCACCAACGAAAAAGCCCAAGAAGAGAACCTTGGCGGCACAACCGGAGGACCATGAGCAAGATGCTCAAGAAAGCCCGCGGAGCGTTACTCCAGACCCGGAACATGATCTGCAGCCCGGCGCATTTACGGATCAACCTCAAGAGTTTGTGGAAGAAGAGAGGGGGTCACAAGGGTTGCTTGAAGATGTGGTGCCATTTATGATTAGGAAGCCTTCAAGTGCTTCAAATTCTTCATGTTGCTCTTACCGTTCACCTCCaacctctcctccttctctgtCATGGCCTAGTTACTTTGATGTTGGGATCAATCATAGCATTGGATGA